A DNA window from Paenibacillus andongensis contains the following coding sequences:
- a CDS encoding ABC transporter permease, whose translation MSKQMKMGILGLLLVIPSFLLLFVTVVIPIIISLKESFTNKSGGYDLSNYTYLFTDKLMRSNIIFTLEVTIISVILVLIISYALAAYMRFNNGTMVKWIRNMYMIPIFIPSVIATYGLIQLLGNHGWVSRMLLLVGGGEMPRIIFDMKGIIIANLWFNIPFTTMLLGSALSAVPNSVIESAKDVGARRLQIFVRFILPLTYKTLLVAITFVFMGVIGSFTAPFLIGPNAPQMLGVSMEQVFGVFQEKQLAAAIAFFTFLLCSVMGYFYIRSMITEESARSR comes from the coding sequence ATGAGTAAACAAATGAAAATGGGGATACTGGGATTGCTTCTGGTCATCCCCTCTTTTTTATTGCTCTTCGTCACTGTCGTCATTCCGATCATTATTTCCTTAAAAGAAAGCTTTACCAATAAGTCCGGCGGTTACGATTTGTCCAATTATACGTATTTATTTACCGATAAGCTGATGCGCTCCAATATCATTTTTACATTGGAAGTAACGATTATTTCGGTCATTCTTGTACTCATTATCAGCTACGCCCTAGCGGCTTACATGAGGTTCAATAACGGTACGATGGTGAAATGGATTCGCAATATGTACATGATTCCAATTTTTATCCCATCCGTTATCGCAACCTACGGATTAATTCAATTGCTTGGCAACCACGGTTGGGTATCCCGTATGTTACTTCTGGTGGGCGGAGGGGAAATGCCCCGTATTATTTTTGATATGAAGGGGATTATTATCGCTAATTTGTGGTTTAACATTCCGTTTACAACGATGCTGCTGGGGTCAGCCTTATCCGCTGTTCCTAATTCGGTCATTGAAAGCGCGAAAGATGTTGGGGCACGTAGATTGCAAATCTTCGTCCGTTTCATTTTGCCGCTTACGTATAAGACTTTGCTCGTAGCCATTACCTTTGTATTCATGGGTGTGATCGGTTCATTTACGGCACCATTTCTGATTGGACCTAACGCTCCACAAATGCTAGGGGTATCCATGGAACAAGTTTTCGGTGTTTTCCAAGAAAAACAACTAGCTGCGGCTATCGCTTTCTTTACGTTCCTACTTTGTTCAGTAATGGGATATTTTTATATCCGCAGTATGATTACGGAAGAGAGCGCGAGGTCACGATGA
- a CDS encoding extracellular solute-binding protein, with protein MFRKKSAVMLVTLMTATAAFVSGCGSSSTNAGSAAQSSSPAKETAGTKQQPVEFNFYFTGSQNVKDLWDTLIPMFEKQNADVKVKPVYIPSGTGAQPTYDRITAAKQANKGSGDIDLYEDGLSYVTRGQKDGLWDTLPGDKIKNLAKVDEKTLKDISNLAIPYRSSAVVLAYNSDKVKTPPTNLDELYDWIKKNPAKFAYNDPSTGGSGNSFVATTLYKFLPEEAIHNSDPSVEKGWDQGFALLKDLGKSVYGKGIYPKKNQGTLDLLTSGEVDMIPAWSDMVLEQLAKGQLPKTTKMAQIKPGFNGGPTYLMVPKLSEKKDAVYKFLDFVLSSEAQAVVVDKMHGFPGIKLSNMSKEIQESFKGASEGFRSFNIGELDKDMTKRWQSEVAAQ; from the coding sequence ATGTTTCGCAAGAAATCCGCTGTTATGTTAGTGACATTAATGACCGCTACCGCTGCTTTTGTATCCGGGTGCGGCAGTTCTTCTACAAATGCAGGTTCCGCAGCTCAAAGCTCCAGTCCGGCCAAAGAAACAGCTGGTACTAAACAACAGCCTGTCGAGTTTAACTTCTATTTTACCGGCTCACAAAATGTAAAAGATCTATGGGATACGCTGATTCCTATGTTCGAGAAACAAAATGCGGATGTTAAAGTGAAACCAGTCTACATTCCATCGGGAACAGGAGCACAACCAACCTATGACCGTATCACGGCTGCCAAGCAAGCTAACAAAGGCTCAGGCGATATCGATTTATATGAAGACGGCTTGTCTTATGTAACTCGCGGGCAAAAAGATGGCCTATGGGACACTTTACCAGGTGACAAAATTAAAAACTTGGCAAAAGTTGATGAGAAAACGTTAAAAGATATCTCCAATCTTGCTATTCCTTATCGTTCCTCTGCGGTCGTTTTGGCCTATAACAGTGATAAAGTAAAGACACCTCCAACTAATTTGGATGAGCTGTACGATTGGATCAAGAAAAATCCAGCTAAATTCGCTTACAATGATCCATCCACAGGGGGTTCCGGTAATTCTTTTGTAGCGACAACGCTGTATAAATTCCTGCCAGAAGAAGCGATCCATAATTCCGATCCAAGTGTTGAAAAAGGGTGGGATCAAGGTTTTGCGCTGCTCAAGGATCTGGGGAAATCCGTTTACGGCAAAGGTATTTATCCAAAGAAAAACCAAGGTACTTTAGATTTATTGACAAGCGGTGAAGTTGATATGATACCGGCATGGTCAGATATGGTTCTTGAGCAATTGGCGAAAGGTCAGCTTCCAAAAACAACAAAAATGGCGCAAATTAAGCCAGGGTTTAACGGTGGACCAACCTACTTAATGGTTCCTAAGCTATCGGAAAAGAAAGATGCGGTTTACAAATTCCTCGACTTCGTACTTTCATCTGAGGCACAAGCTGTAGTTGTAGACAAAATGCATGGTTTCCCAGGGATCAAGCTTTCCAATATGTCAAAAGAAATTCAAGAATCATTCAAAGGTGCATCCGAAGGATTCCGCTCCTTCAATATCGGCGAACTGGACAAAGATATGACCAAACGCTGGCAAAGTGAAGTTGCTGCACAATGA
- a CDS encoding ABC transporter ATP-binding protein — protein MDIQLSVQQLTKRYKTGEGVTGISLDVRKGELITLLGPSGCGKTTVLRSIGGFLDPDSGDILIEGKSVLKAPPEKRPTSMVFQGYNLWPHMTVFDNLAFGLKIRKMKKADIDKAVNEVLQLVRLPGAELKYPGQLSGGQQQRIAVARSLLLKPAVLLLDEPFSALDAKLRHEMREELREIQSKTGLTMVFVTHDQEEALSISDRIVVMNQGNIEQIATPQEIYDEPSSLFVSQFIGKMNFLKGVITAGGLTVGHLSFPNIKNLSGQVNLAVRPEDVMIEGEEGEGLSGVIKQVMVLGHYAEVSIDLPEYGTIRAFQPRDFVKDLHTGQQVKVNFAKVLAYPEN, from the coding sequence ATGGATATTCAGCTTTCCGTTCAACAATTGACGAAGCGCTATAAAACAGGAGAAGGCGTAACTGGAATCTCCCTGGATGTTCGCAAAGGCGAGTTAATTACACTGCTGGGCCCTTCAGGGTGCGGCAAAACAACGGTGCTTCGCAGCATCGGAGGATTTCTCGACCCAGATTCAGGCGACATTCTTATTGAGGGTAAAAGCGTGCTAAAAGCGCCTCCGGAAAAGCGTCCGACTTCCATGGTGTTTCAAGGCTACAATCTATGGCCGCATATGACGGTGTTTGACAACCTGGCATTCGGTCTCAAAATACGCAAGATGAAAAAGGCTGACATCGATAAGGCAGTGAACGAAGTGCTTCAACTGGTTCGCTTACCTGGAGCAGAGCTTAAATATCCGGGTCAACTTTCCGGTGGTCAGCAGCAGCGCATAGCCGTTGCGAGATCCCTGCTCCTTAAGCCTGCCGTTCTGTTGCTGGATGAACCCTTTTCCGCACTCGATGCGAAGCTTCGTCACGAAATGAGAGAAGAGCTGCGAGAAATTCAATCTAAGACAGGTCTTACCATGGTATTTGTCACGCATGATCAAGAAGAAGCGCTATCGATTTCAGACCGCATTGTCGTTATGAACCAAGGCAATATTGAGCAAATTGCTACTCCGCAAGAAATTTACGATGAACCGAGTTCGCTGTTTGTTTCCCAATTTATCGGCAAAATGAACTTTCTGAAAGGGGTGATCACAGCCGGCGGGTTGACCGTAGGGCATCTAAGTTTTCCAAATATAAAAAATCTGTCCGGGCAAGTAAATCTGGCCGTTCGACCAGAAGACGTGATGATAGAAGGTGAAGAGGGAGAAGGCCTTTCCGGAGTGATCAAACAAGTGATGGTACTTGGGCATTATGCCGAAGTGTCCATCGATTTGCCAGAGTACGGCACAATCCGGGCGTTTCAACCACGGGATTTCGTCAAGGATCTTCATACAGGGCAACAAGTAAAAGTAAACTTTGCCAAAGTTTTAGCCTATCCAGAAAATTAG
- a CDS encoding ABC transporter permease — MRWYLKAIGPRKIVEFIILVVFVIFFLGPLLNLAILAFTGKWAYPDVLPHEWSLKWWTFVFQQEDIAKSIGLSFIIASIVTALSIVLCIPAAYAFARIRFPLSRFFLFSFLLTHAFPKMGLYVSIAVLFYKLGLMNTLIGVVLIHMINVLMFMTWIPTAAFRNVHTAQEESARDVGASPFRVFRSITLPMAMPGIIVASIFTFLNSLDEAQGTFLVGIPNYKTMPIVMYSIISDYPAYAGAVFSIILTAPTIILLLAAQRFVSADIMSSGFQLK, encoded by the coding sequence ATGCGTTGGTATTTAAAAGCGATAGGCCCACGGAAAATCGTGGAATTTATCATACTTGTCGTGTTTGTTATCTTTTTCTTGGGCCCGCTGCTCAACCTGGCCATACTGGCTTTTACCGGCAAATGGGCTTACCCGGATGTATTGCCCCATGAATGGTCACTGAAATGGTGGACATTTGTGTTCCAGCAGGAGGATATTGCGAAATCGATCGGCTTGTCGTTTATAATCGCATCTATCGTGACTGCTCTATCTATTGTGCTTTGTATCCCAGCAGCCTATGCGTTTGCCCGCATACGATTTCCGCTTAGTCGATTCTTCTTGTTCTCATTTCTACTGACACATGCTTTTCCTAAAATGGGACTTTATGTTTCGATCGCTGTGCTCTTTTACAAACTCGGACTGATGAACACGTTGATAGGCGTTGTTTTGATCCATATGATCAATGTACTAATGTTCATGACCTGGATTCCAACGGCCGCTTTCCGCAATGTGCATACAGCTCAGGAGGAATCAGCAAGGGATGTGGGGGCAAGCCCGTTCCGCGTATTCCGCAGTATTACGCTGCCGATGGCGATGCCTGGCATTATCGTGGCTTCGATCTTTACATTCCTTAACTCGCTCGATGAAGCACAGGGCACCTTCTTGGTGGGTATCCCCAATTATAAGACGATGCCGATCGTCATGTACTCTATCATCAGTGATTACCCTGCCTACGCTGGCGCTGTATTCTCTATTATTCTGACGGCGCCTACGATCATCCTGCTGCTGGCTGCGCAGCGATTTGTAAGTGCAGATATTATGTCCAGCGGCTTCCAACTCAAATGA
- a CDS encoding LacI family DNA-binding transcriptional regulator, translating into MWLTQDKQLSVILDMWERSHTKKWGYSMDLTIKEIALRAGVSKSTVSRVISGKGYTSLEVRDKVLQLIEELQYKPNAVARAMVSQRTHNIGVLIYRQHHPIASHPFYGKILDAILMTAAKLNYSVFVTTDHDMSLRSADFMMEKRVDGLILISRLQQNVIDYIANFGVPYVMVNGSTDVDGVMHIVNQDEEGGRMVAEYLTDVGHRQIFVIAGPQTHRSHNLRLKGFKNYMSEMGYTILTSSILQASTSTFGEGYELMRTHWEQFRAVGFTALFATNDMIALGAMKFMLEQSIRIPEQVAVVGFDDIDFAAMFSPSLTTVRVNTEEMGTQAFSLLDKLIRQEANIENPKQLVPRLIVRQSTQ; encoded by the coding sequence TTGTGGTTAACACAAGACAAACAGTTAAGCGTTATTTTAGATATGTGGGAACGGTCTCACACGAAGAAATGGGGTTACAGCATGGATCTTACGATTAAGGAAATTGCCTTGCGTGCCGGTGTATCCAAATCAACCGTATCGCGGGTGATTTCTGGCAAGGGCTATACGAGCTTGGAGGTACGCGATAAGGTGCTCCAGCTGATTGAAGAACTACAATATAAGCCAAATGCAGTGGCAAGGGCTATGGTTTCACAGAGAACGCACAACATTGGCGTACTCATTTATCGCCAGCATCATCCCATTGCGTCTCATCCGTTTTATGGCAAAATTCTTGATGCTATTTTGATGACAGCCGCCAAATTGAATTATTCCGTTTTCGTTACGACAGATCATGATATGTCGCTGCGTTCTGCCGATTTTATGATGGAAAAAAGGGTGGATGGGCTCATCCTGATCAGCCGCTTGCAGCAGAATGTCATTGACTACATCGCTAATTTCGGAGTTCCCTACGTGATGGTCAATGGCTCGACGGATGTCGACGGGGTCATGCATATAGTCAATCAAGACGAGGAAGGCGGGCGGATGGTCGCCGAGTATCTAACAGATGTAGGACATCGTCAGATTTTCGTAATTGCTGGGCCGCAGACGCATCGCAGCCACAATTTGAGGCTGAAAGGGTTTAAGAATTACATGTCAGAAATGGGGTATACGATCCTAACATCTTCCATCTTGCAAGCATCGACTTCCACCTTCGGAGAAGGGTATGAGTTAATGCGCACCCATTGGGAGCAGTTTCGTGCAGTAGGGTTTACCGCGCTATTTGCCACCAACGATATGATAGCCCTGGGTGCCATGAAGTTTATGTTGGAACAGTCCATACGCATTCCTGAACAGGTAGCGGTTGTAGGCTTTGATGATATTGATTTTGCCGCTATGTTCTCACCCTCCTTAACAACCGTCAGGGTGAATACTGAGGAGATGGGAACCCAGGCCTTTAGCTTGTTAGACAAGCTTATCCGCCAGGAAGCGAACATTGAGAATCCTAAGCAGCTTGTACCCAGATTGATTGTTCGGCAATCAACCCAATAA
- a CDS encoding FMN-dependent NADH-azoreductase, with protein MATVLYITAHPHDHQTSFSLAVGKEFIEAYREANPSDEVITVDLFKEDIPQIDADVFSGWGKLQSGTAFDQLSDAEKAKVARLGALVDQFVAADKYVFVSPMWNFSFPPVLKAYIDAVSVAGKTFKYTESGPVGLLTNKKGLHIQASGGIYSEGPAAAFESGFSYLKKISQFYGIPSFEGIFVEGMAVTPDQAQSIKEKAITKAKDLATRF; from the coding sequence ATGGCAACAGTACTTTATATCACAGCACACCCGCACGATCACCAAACATCTTTCAGCCTTGCAGTAGGTAAAGAATTTATCGAAGCTTACCGTGAAGCGAACCCATCAGATGAGGTTATTACAGTTGATCTGTTCAAAGAAGATATTCCTCAAATTGATGCTGATGTATTCAGCGGTTGGGGAAAACTACAATCAGGAACTGCTTTTGACCAGTTGTCTGATGCAGAAAAAGCAAAAGTAGCACGTTTAGGCGCTCTGGTTGACCAATTCGTAGCTGCAGATAAATATGTTTTCGTTTCTCCAATGTGGAACTTCTCGTTCCCTCCAGTTTTGAAAGCTTACATTGATGCCGTTTCTGTTGCAGGCAAAACTTTCAAATATACGGAAAGTGGTCCTGTTGGCTTGTTGACAAACAAAAAAGGATTGCATATCCAAGCAAGTGGCGGCATTTATTCCGAAGGCCCTGCTGCTGCATTCGAAAGTGGCTTCAGCTACCTGAAAAAAATCTCACAATTCTACGGTATCCCATCCTTCGAAGGCATTTTTGTTGAAGGCATGGCTGTAACTCCGGATCAAGCGCAATCCATTAAAGAAAAAGCAATTACTAAAGCAAAAGATCTTGCAACTCGTTTCTAA
- a CDS encoding DMT family transporter gives MYSSSTSGINGIWYVALGATLWGLDPLFRILLLKSFTSAQIVFIEHLLLACYALPVLIKYRKSLAGKLSLAVIGALLFISWGGSAIATILFTSAFAHGSANSVLLLQKLQPLFAIVLARLLLKETLPSKFFVYVGLALLGTYLLTFGFNSPEMGLKDLGTLSCLFSILAAVLWGGSTVMGKYLLQKNLDFPVVTSLRFLMAIPLLTVVLLVSGDAWHVGGSSGDLTLIAVNLLFQAFFPGLISMLLYYKGLSSTKAFFATLAELAFPAVGVCINWIVFGQKLTLGQLVGFVFIWLTLWFMSRSKGNV, from the coding sequence TTGTATTCATCAAGTACCAGCGGTATCAATGGGATCTGGTATGTAGCACTTGGAGCTACACTTTGGGGGTTGGACCCTCTCTTTCGAATCTTATTGTTGAAAAGTTTTACCTCTGCTCAAATAGTGTTCATTGAGCATTTGCTACTGGCCTGCTATGCGCTTCCAGTGCTGATCAAGTACCGTAAGTCCTTAGCCGGAAAACTATCACTAGCCGTAATTGGTGCTCTTCTATTTATTTCTTGGGGTGGATCGGCCATAGCCACCATACTCTTCACTTCAGCTTTCGCTCACGGCAGTGCAAACTCCGTCCTGCTTTTGCAGAAGCTGCAGCCCTTATTCGCCATTGTATTGGCTCGTTTACTGCTTAAAGAGACACTGCCTTCCAAATTTTTTGTCTATGTCGGATTGGCGCTGCTGGGCACGTATCTGTTAACGTTTGGTTTTAATTCACCAGAGATGGGCTTAAAGGATTTAGGCACGTTAAGCTGCTTATTTTCAATATTGGCGGCTGTCTTATGGGGTGGTTCGACCGTCATGGGCAAGTACCTGCTTCAAAAAAACTTGGATTTCCCTGTTGTTACCTCACTGCGCTTCCTGATGGCGATCCCGCTGCTAACGGTTGTTCTTTTGGTAAGTGGCGATGCTTGGCATGTAGGCGGTTCTAGTGGTGATCTGACACTTATCGCAGTCAACCTGCTGTTTCAGGCCTTTTTCCCAGGGTTGATCAGCATGCTCCTTTATTATAAGGGGCTGTCATCAACCAAGGCATTCTTTGCAACGCTTGCCGAGTTAGCTTTCCCAGCAGTAGGAGTATGTATTAACTGGATCGTATTTGGTCAAAAGCTGACCTTAGGGCAATTAGTAGGTTTTGTATTTATTTGGTTAACCCTATGGTTCATGAGCCGTAGTAAAGGAAATGTTTAA
- a CDS encoding CBO0543 family protein, producing the protein MEKILLRILFASSLAAAPFVLKRNNLLMYLTVFFAKCVLSSSLDSFFIKKGKISYPVRPLAKVFDTNILYDLLFYPLLSVVWVRYTYQSKPLELITRSLFFSGPMTLLQWFLERKTDLFKWKSWTALHTFACINFTLFTIRGFVGLLKRITPDMYVRGENYVEERSHSKMLSPEIIASMANHRLPNDNYAQIQ; encoded by the coding sequence ATGGAAAAGATTTTATTGCGGATTTTATTTGCCTCATCATTAGCAGCTGCCCCATTCGTTTTGAAACGTAATAACTTGCTCATGTATCTAACCGTATTCTTTGCGAAATGCGTTTTGTCAAGTTCGTTAGATTCCTTCTTTATTAAAAAAGGGAAGATATCGTACCCCGTTCGTCCATTGGCCAAAGTATTTGATACCAATATTTTGTACGATTTGTTATTCTATCCTCTTTTAAGTGTAGTCTGGGTTAGATATACGTATCAAAGCAAACCACTTGAACTCATAACGAGAAGTCTATTTTTTAGTGGACCAATGACTTTGCTTCAATGGTTTTTAGAAAGGAAAACCGATTTGTTTAAATGGAAATCCTGGACGGCTCTTCATACATTTGCATGCATTAATTTTACTTTGTTTACAATAAGAGGGTTTGTGGGTTTATTAAAAAGAATTACACCTGATATGTATGTAAGAGGAGAAAATTATGTAGAGGAACGATCACACAGTAAGATGCTTTCACCTGAGATCATCGCAAGCATGGCAAATCACCGACTGCCAAATGACAACTATGCACAAATCCAATAA
- a CDS encoding MFS transporter, translating to MNDKIVMPVWTIGLFIVVMNTTMFNVSIPSIIQDLGITADLGSWVISSYSIGYALSTVIYSRLSDVLPIRKLLIVGLLVLGLSSIFGLFAREFHALLMARILQSAGAGVMAGLGLVLASRYIPIERRGSAIAMISAGSAMAFGLGPIVGGLISEYFGWNGLFAITCLVLVILPILVRLLPKENAAAFRFDILGACLTIVNATTLLLAVTQVSAAWLAVSCLSLLLHAWHLKRADNTFINPELLRNPTYLKLVTIGFCILVLNLGNLFLMPLVLAKLFHQSAMMIGLTIAPGAILSAFLTRFVGRWIDRYGNLRFMFIGHCMLSLVMIGFYTTLGASPFVTLLGYLCFSPAFSATIASLNNETSRILPKSLIGSGMGLMQLIQFFGGSISVAICGILLEIQKNTPLPYSFKHVYGLLFLVGLSSLSMLLWYKLTVPKQT from the coding sequence ATGAACGATAAAATTGTAATGCCGGTATGGACGATTGGCTTGTTCATCGTTGTCATGAATACAACGATGTTCAATGTTTCTATCCCTAGTATTATTCAAGATCTTGGCATCACGGCAGATCTCGGATCATGGGTGATCTCTAGCTACTCCATCGGATATGCCTTATCGACAGTTATTTATAGTAGGCTCTCAGATGTCTTACCGATTCGTAAACTGCTGATCGTCGGGCTCTTGGTGCTGGGTCTTTCATCGATTTTCGGATTATTTGCCCGGGAATTCCATGCTTTACTCATGGCTCGCATTCTTCAATCTGCAGGCGCTGGGGTGATGGCAGGCCTTGGTTTGGTTCTGGCTAGTCGATATATTCCAATTGAAAGAAGAGGGTCAGCCATCGCCATGATTTCCGCAGGAAGCGCTATGGCTTTCGGGCTCGGTCCAATCGTTGGCGGCTTGATCAGTGAATATTTTGGGTGGAACGGATTGTTCGCAATTACTTGTCTGGTTCTCGTTATACTTCCTATTCTAGTGCGACTGCTTCCCAAAGAAAATGCGGCAGCCTTTCGGTTCGATATTCTGGGTGCTTGCTTAACGATCGTTAATGCAACTACGCTGCTGTTAGCTGTGACGCAAGTTTCTGCCGCTTGGCTTGCCGTCAGTTGTCTTTCATTGCTTCTACATGCTTGGCACTTGAAACGAGCAGACAATACGTTCATTAACCCTGAACTATTGAGAAATCCAACTTATCTTAAACTGGTTACGATCGGGTTTTGCATCTTGGTTTTGAACCTTGGTAATTTATTTCTAATGCCATTGGTGCTAGCCAAGTTGTTCCATCAATCAGCTATGATGATTGGCTTAACCATAGCCCCAGGGGCCATTTTGTCAGCCTTCCTGACACGTTTTGTCGGACGATGGATAGATCGATACGGGAATCTACGCTTTATGTTTATAGGGCATTGTATGTTATCTTTGGTGATGATTGGTTTTTATACGACTCTTGGTGCTTCGCCATTTGTTACACTTCTTGGATATCTTTGTTTTTCACCTGCTTTTTCAGCAACGATTGCATCTTTGAACAACGAGACCTCACGTATTCTTCCAAAATCATTAATAGGTTCTGGCATGGGACTTATGCAGCTTATCCAATTTTTTGGAGGCTCAATTTCGGTTGCGATTTGTGGAATTCTTCTCGAGATTCAAAAGAATACGCCACTTCCTTATTCCTTCAAACACGTTTATGGCCTTTTATTTTTGGTAGGTCTTAGTTCTCTAAGCATGTTGCTGTGGTACAAGCTTACTGTACCAAAACAAACTTGA
- a CDS encoding alpha-amylase family glycosyl hydrolase, whose product MLPNFPTKGPHGVRFVYFTHLEVNSVALAGTFNNWNGDRNYMNKMEDGNGWEIELAIPKGRHLYKFVVNGEAWILDPLNPSVSEDGQNNSAITVTEQGEVLIRTLEISKEEPGYMFENFTAIPSPEWLKKSVIYELHLRGFTENGFNGLTNKIDYFKKMGINTLWLMPFNEVGLIGRLGEFGDPYAVKDFYSMDPSFGTKEDLLSFIRKAHDSGIRVIMDWVLNRTSVDHVMTGSHPEYFTRNEQGEIYYDVPNRAYFAGLDFNNREMRKYVIEAMKYWIVQFDFDGIRLDDSDITPYDFLTEIKHALQEVKTDLILISQSYDEYHHIESCDLTYDGSPRILIRDMADGTITQNDFIAIYNSHKYSFPRNALRMKWLEEKERSRASDYFGEKLAKAAASIFLTLEGVPFIMMGQEFNETTLETWTSLFDEYRLNWDQFDAEMFEHYKFLIHLRTNNPAFWKGELTFIRNSEELVLSYLRQYEGSEYLVVVNLSNDSLFVSFDHDTLAGEFINDRVNLIYRTGRDNLSYVNDSSKQWINSYETIIYRISN is encoded by the coding sequence ATGTTACCTAACTTTCCGACAAAAGGGCCACATGGCGTAAGATTTGTTTATTTCACACATTTGGAAGTGAATAGTGTCGCTTTAGCAGGGACCTTTAACAATTGGAATGGCGATCGCAACTATATGAATAAAATGGAAGATGGTAATGGTTGGGAAATTGAATTGGCGATACCTAAGGGGAGACATCTTTATAAATTTGTAGTGAATGGGGAAGCATGGATTTTGGACCCATTGAATCCAAGTGTGTCGGAAGATGGGCAAAATAACTCGGCTATTACGGTTACTGAGCAGGGAGAAGTATTGATCAGAACCCTTGAGATTTCCAAAGAAGAACCTGGATATATGTTTGAAAACTTTACGGCTATCCCAAGTCCCGAATGGCTTAAGAAATCGGTGATTTATGAACTTCATCTCAGGGGGTTTACAGAAAATGGTTTTAATGGTCTAACAAACAAAATCGACTATTTCAAAAAAATGGGAATCAATACACTTTGGCTGATGCCTTTCAACGAAGTTGGACTTATAGGTAGATTAGGTGAATTTGGCGACCCCTATGCGGTAAAAGATTTTTATTCCATGGATCCTAGCTTCGGAACCAAAGAAGATCTACTCTCATTTATTCGTAAAGCTCATGACAGCGGGATCAGAGTCATTATGGATTGGGTGTTGAACCGCACAAGTGTGGATCACGTAATGACAGGAAGCCATCCGGAGTATTTTACGCGTAATGAGCAAGGTGAGATTTACTATGATGTGCCCAATCGGGCGTATTTCGCGGGTCTAGATTTTAATAACCGCGAGATGAGGAAATATGTCATTGAGGCAATGAAATATTGGATCGTCCAGTTTGATTTTGACGGTATTCGATTGGACGATTCGGACATTACGCCTTATGATTTTCTCACTGAAATTAAGCATGCCCTTCAAGAAGTAAAAACTGATCTTATCCTGATCTCGCAATCCTACGATGAGTATCACCATATTGAATCTTGTGACTTGACCTACGACGGCAGTCCCCGCATTCTGATACGGGATATGGCTGACGGAACGATCACACAGAACGATTTTATAGCCATTTATAACTCTCATAAGTACAGCTTTCCGAGAAATGCGTTAAGAATGAAATGGCTGGAGGAAAAAGAACGTTCAAGAGCTAGTGACTATTTTGGCGAAAAGCTTGCAAAAGCAGCTGCATCTATCTTTCTGACGCTTGAAGGGGTCCCCTTCATTATGATGGGACAGGAATTTAATGAAACTACGTTGGAAACATGGACATCCTTATTCGATGAATACAGGCTGAATTGGGATCAATTCGATGCGGAGATGTTTGAGCACTATAAATTTCTGATCCATCTTCGAACGAATAATCCAGCATTTTGGAAGGGCGAACTAACGTTCATTCGCAATTCGGAAGAGTTGGTTTTATCTTACTTGAGGCAGTACGAGGGTAGTGAATATTTGGTGGTTGTTAATTTATCAAATGATTCATTATTTGTAAGTTTTGATCATGACACCTTGGCAGGCGAATTCATCAATGATAGAGTAAATTTGATCTATCGAACTGGAAGAGACAACCTTAGTTACGTAAATGATTCATCTAAACAATGGATTAATAGTTATGAAACAATCATATATAGAATATCCAATTAG